A DNA window from Gopherus evgoodei ecotype Sinaloan lineage chromosome 22, rGopEvg1_v1.p, whole genome shotgun sequence contains the following coding sequences:
- the VMAC gene encoding vimentin-type intermediate filament-associated coiled-coil protein, which yields MSAPPAVQIREANAHLAALHGRVAELERRLGAAERTVHGQAESLIRKDGELRAALRELGAAKDREITALQQKLLSSEETIQKLLNVIQKKDDLIVQLKHRSHLLTKICRNRPILDSLLSYMAEGEQLSTFPGTQSDSSSPVHDEFQESNGITNQISKNKDFSLSEDDLEDQELDTSQFGTTV from the exons ATGTCGGCGCCGCCGGCCGTACAGATCCGCGAGGCCAACGCGCACCTGGCGGCGCTGCACGGGCGCGTGGCGGAGCTGGAGCGGCGGCTGGGCGCGGCCGAGCGCACGGTGCACGGGCAGGCGGAGAGTCTCATCCGCAAGGACGGCGAGCTGCGCGCGGCGCTGCGGGAGCTGGGGGCTGCCAAGGACAG AGAAATTACTGCTCTGCAGCAGAAGCTGCTTTCATCTGAGGAGACAATTCAGAAGCTGTTGAATGTCATCCAGAAAAAAGATGACTTAATCGTACAGCTGAAGCACAGGAGTCATCTTCTGACTAAAATCTGCAGAAACCGACCCATCCTGGACAGTCTTCTGTCTTACATGGCAGAAGGGGAACAGTTAAGTACCTTTCCAGGGACCCAAAGTGATTCCAGTTCTCCAGTTCATGATGAGTTCCAGGAGTCAAACGGCATCACCAACCAGATATCAAAGAACAAAGACTTCTCTCTCAGTGAAGATGACCTGGAAGATCAGGAATTGGATACAAGCCAGTTTGGGACAACAGTGTGA